In Novosphingobium sp. PP1Y, the sequence CCACGCTTCGGTCGCTTGAGCGAAAACAGGCGTTGGAAGAAACCCCGCGAGCAGGAAAACGGCCGCACGTCTAGGCACGCCGCTTTGCCTGTTCTGCCACCAGCGCCGCGAGCACGAAGCCGCCAATCAGGCCGACATGTTCGAAGAAGGCGTTAGTCGCGGCGAACCGCTCGGGTCCGTCAGGCATTGTCCAGAAAGCATTGGCGGTAAAGGCGGCGAGCAAAGTGAAGACCCCGAGCATTCCCGCTCCCAGCCAGACCAGCCGGCCCGAGAGGATGAGGATTGGGCCGATCAGCTCGATCGCGATTGTCAGCGCCGCCCAGAAAGCGGGCGGGCTCATCCCGAAATGTGCCTGTTCGGTTACCGCGCCGGACCAGTCTGTTAATTTGACGATGCCGCCCAGAAGATAGGCACCGACCAGGAGCAAGCGGGCGATG encodes:
- a CDS encoding DoxX family protein, whose amino-acid sequence is MGIDRDPRFVDAVLDWPPTWFIARLLLVGAYLLGGIVKLTDWSGAVTEQAHFGMSPPAFWAALTIAIELIGPILILSGRLVWLGAGMLGVFTLLAAFTANAFWTMPDGPERFAATNAFFEHVGLIGGFVLAALVAEQAKRRA